A window from Vibrio cortegadensis encodes these proteins:
- the vpsR gene encoding cyclic-di-GMP-binding transcriptional regulator VpsR (Not actually a response regulator, but instead a cyclic-di-GMP-binding transcription factor.) → MGTQFRMDSVPGSLVVVGGTYEPWLTVLEQVGWRCTQCADLRKADALFSETGPCIGIVDLSHDEFSLNGMANLVSTHKQVRWIAFIRESQLSSDTICQFIVNFCIDFFTAPIPDAQLLNTIGHQLGMLKLEKKVWPNYGSKNDMGLIGESIPMKRLRDQVKRIGPTDVSILIYGENGTGKETVARAIHNTSSRAKKPFLTINCRALSEGRMESELFGIDQNDSDKLSLLEQADGGTVLLNDILHMPKCQQLNLLHFLKEGTIETKDGLKEVDVRILSANSSDVEKALMEGDFSEELYHYINVLRINVPSLKERTGDITILAKHFLQEYSKEFNAQVRSFSEEALKELTRYHWSGNVRELMNQIKRVVLMSDTVMLDETQLELSKRNDSKRSLKSIRERSERDALRLVLESHSGHVSHAAKELGVSRATMYRLLNKHNLITESEGIV, encoded by the coding sequence ATGGGAACTCAATTCCGAATGGATTCTGTCCCTGGTTCTCTCGTCGTAGTCGGTGGGACATACGAACCTTGGTTAACCGTATTAGAACAGGTTGGTTGGCGTTGCACTCAGTGCGCAGATTTACGTAAAGCAGATGCTTTGTTTAGTGAGACTGGCCCATGTATTGGCATTGTCGATCTTAGTCACGATGAATTTAGTTTAAATGGGATGGCTAATTTAGTTAGCACTCATAAACAGGTTCGATGGATTGCATTTATCCGAGAGTCACAACTTAGCTCAGATACTATTTGCCAGTTTATCGTTAACTTTTGTATCGACTTTTTTACGGCCCCAATTCCTGATGCTCAATTGCTGAATACCATTGGTCACCAGTTGGGAATGTTAAAGTTAGAGAAAAAAGTGTGGCCAAACTATGGCTCAAAAAATGACATGGGACTGATAGGAGAATCGATCCCAATGAAGCGCCTACGCGATCAAGTGAAGCGTATCGGCCCGACCGACGTCAGTATTTTGATCTATGGCGAAAACGGCACAGGAAAAGAGACGGTAGCGAGAGCGATTCACAACACCTCATCCCGAGCAAAGAAACCATTTCTTACCATTAACTGCCGAGCACTTTCTGAAGGGCGAATGGAGAGTGAACTGTTTGGTATTGATCAAAACGATAGTGATAAGCTCTCTTTATTAGAGCAAGCGGATGGCGGCACCGTTCTTTTGAATGACATTCTTCATATGCCAAAATGCCAACAGCTAAATTTGCTGCATTTTCTTAAAGAGGGAACGATTGAGACGAAAGATGGCTTAAAAGAAGTCGATGTGCGAATTTTATCGGCCAACTCTTCAGATGTAGAAAAAGCACTGATGGAAGGGGATTTTAGTGAAGAGCTGTATCATTACATTAATGTGTTGAGGATTAATGTCCCAAGCCTTAAAGAACGAACCGGTGATATTACTATTTTGGCTAAACATTTTTTACAGGAGTACTCGAAAGAGTTTAATGCTCAAGTTAGAAGTTTTTCTGAAGAAGCGCTTAAAGAGCTGACTCGATACCATTGGTCGGGAAATGTTCGTGAGTTAATGAACCAGATCAAGCGTGTGGTGCTAATGTCGGATACCGTTATGCTTGATGAAACTCAACTTGAACTCTCAAAGCGAAATGATAGTAAGCGGAGTTTGAAAAGTATTCGTGAGCGTTCAGAACGCGATGCGCTGCGTCTTGTTTTAGAGTCTC